A DNA window from Chelativorans sp. AA-79 contains the following coding sequences:
- a CDS encoding sugar ABC transporter ATP-binding protein, producing the protein MQVPNAPVVARLSGCSKHYPGVVALQDADFEMRAGEVRALLGKNGAGKSTMIRLLTGAELPDTGSVVIDGRPLEERLSRRAAEAHERGVRVVYQELSLVSDMSIAENLFLGRWPRRNGIIDHREMKRQAHAALSRLGFAIDPERTVASLSPAERQLIEIARVLIGDPKIVILDEPTSSLADAEAKKVLAAVQRIAAEGISVIYVSHRMGEIRQIADAVTIMRDGRIVETVPVQGADTREIVRVMLGTEAAESAPITPGKPGKAAITVHEVSLAPKLRKISLTLHEGEVLGIAGLLGSGRTELLEAIMGIRKPDSGTISAGGGEVTGTDYRGMVVRGFGFTPESRKDAGIVPMLGVDENVVATDFPAVSHGGILSSRRIAQATRRVIERLHIKTASTGTPISTLSGGNQQKVVIGRWVHAGSRVLLLDEPTRGVDVKAKSQIYAIIRELAAEGRAILFVSSEIEELPLVCDRVLVLRDGEMMDEMAAPGIDQDKLLAASLSAA; encoded by the coding sequence GCGCTCCAGGACGCCGATTTCGAAATGCGCGCCGGAGAGGTGCGGGCGCTGCTGGGCAAGAACGGCGCCGGCAAGTCCACCATGATCCGGCTGCTGACCGGCGCCGAACTGCCCGACACCGGTTCGGTCGTCATCGACGGGCGGCCGCTGGAGGAACGCTTGAGCCGCCGCGCGGCGGAAGCCCATGAGCGGGGCGTGCGCGTGGTCTATCAGGAATTGAGCCTCGTCAGCGACATGTCGATCGCCGAGAACCTGTTTCTTGGGCGCTGGCCGCGCCGCAATGGCATTATCGACCATCGGGAGATGAAGAGACAGGCTCATGCCGCGCTCAGCCGTCTCGGCTTTGCGATCGACCCCGAGCGCACGGTCGCCAGCCTCAGCCCGGCCGAACGGCAGTTGATCGAGATCGCGCGCGTGCTGATCGGCGATCCCAAGATCGTCATCCTGGACGAGCCGACGTCCTCGCTGGCCGACGCCGAGGCCAAAAAGGTGCTGGCTGCCGTCCAGCGCATCGCGGCGGAAGGCATTTCGGTGATCTACGTCTCGCACCGGATGGGCGAAATCCGGCAGATCGCGGACGCGGTCACCATCATGCGCGATGGGCGCATCGTCGAGACGGTCCCCGTCCAGGGTGCCGATACGCGCGAAATCGTCAGGGTCATGCTCGGCACCGAGGCGGCCGAGAGCGCGCCCATAACGCCGGGTAAGCCCGGCAAGGCGGCCATTACGGTACACGAGGTCTCCCTAGCACCCAAGCTGCGCAAAATTTCACTGACGTTGCACGAGGGTGAGGTTCTGGGCATTGCCGGGCTTCTGGGATCGGGCCGCACCGAACTGCTGGAAGCGATCATGGGCATCCGCAAGCCCGACAGCGGAACGATCAGCGCCGGGGGTGGTGAGGTGACCGGGACCGATTACCGCGGCATGGTAGTTCGGGGCTTCGGTTTTACACCTGAAAGCCGGAAGGACGCGGGCATCGTGCCGATGCTGGGGGTCGATGAGAATGTCGTTGCCACCGATTTCCCCGCTGTCAGCCATGGTGGTATCCTCTCGTCGCGCAGGATCGCCCAGGCGACCCGGCGCGTGATCGAACGGCTTCACATCAAGACGGCGTCCACCGGCACACCCATCTCGACACTCTCGGGGGGAAACCAGCAAAAGGTCGTGATCGGCCGCTGGGTCCATGCGGGCAGCCGCGTGCTGCTTCTGGACGAGCCGACCCGCGGCGTCGACGTCAAGGCCAAATCGCAAATCTACGCGATCATCCGTGAACTGGCCGCGGAGGGACGCGCCATCCTGTTCGTCTCGTCGGAAATCGAGGAACTTCCGCTGGTCTGCGACCGCGTTCTGGTGCTGCGCGACGGCGAAATGATGGACGAGATGGCCGCGCCCGGCATCGATCAGGACAAGCTGCTGGCCGCCAGCCTGTCGGCCGCATGA
- a CDS encoding ABC transporter permease → MTATDIHSRPARHFNLGRHMNELSLLAAIIVLYIVFASTAQGFLTVYNQVNILRDAATIGIAAWAVTLIIISGEIDVSTGPMVAFISVILAFMLQWGWPTIPAIGVALLVGALLGGTAGALRAFFDVPSFVATLGLWSALRGSALFFTDALPVSIGRNSIVDALDRPILGLPPAAIIMLVLFAVFWFVSKKTAFGRSVYAVGGNPQAAFLSGINVRRIRVMVFVLGGLMAAISGLLLLSRLGSGNATAASGLEFDVIAAVVVGGTALSGGRGSMLGTMLGVLAITLIGNGLILLGINPFVQEVVRGVIIVGAVLVNMYAIRRGQAGRG, encoded by the coding sequence ATGACCGCCACAGACATCCACTCCCGTCCGGCACGCCACTTCAACCTTGGCCGGCACATGAACGAATTAAGCCTACTGGCCGCGATCATCGTACTCTATATCGTGTTCGCATCCACTGCCCAGGGCTTTCTCACGGTCTACAACCAAGTCAATATTCTGCGCGACGCCGCCACGATCGGCATCGCCGCATGGGCGGTGACCCTTATCATCATATCGGGCGAGATCGACGTTTCGACAGGGCCGATGGTTGCCTTCATCTCCGTGATCCTGGCCTTCATGCTGCAATGGGGCTGGCCCACGATTCCCGCCATCGGCGTTGCGTTGCTCGTGGGCGCGCTTTTGGGCGGGACCGCCGGTGCACTTCGGGCATTCTTCGACGTTCCGTCCTTCGTCGCGACCCTGGGCCTGTGGTCGGCGCTGCGCGGTTCGGCGCTGTTTTTCACCGATGCCCTGCCGGTGTCGATCGGGCGCAATTCGATCGTCGACGCGCTGGACCGCCCGATCCTGGGCTTGCCGCCCGCCGCTATCATCATGCTGGTTCTGTTCGCGGTATTCTGGTTCGTGAGCAAGAAAACCGCATTCGGCCGCTCTGTCTATGCGGTCGGAGGCAACCCGCAGGCTGCGTTCCTCTCCGGGATCAACGTGCGCCGCATCCGCGTCATGGTCTTTGTCCTTGGGGGCCTGATGGCCGCAATCTCGGGCCTGCTGCTGCTGTCGCGCCTGGGATCGGGTAATGCGACCGCTGCCTCGGGTCTGGAATTTGACGTGATTGCAGCTGTTGTGGTCGGCGGCACGGCGCTTTCGGGGGGGCGCGGGTCCATGCTAGGCACGATGCTGGGTGTTCTGGCTATCACGCTCATCGGCAACGGCCTCATCCTTCTGGGGATCAATCCCTTCGTGCAAGAAGTCGTGCGCGGCGTCATCATCGTGGGCGCGGTGCTCGTCAACATGTACGCGATCCGGCGCGGGCAGGCCGGGAGGGGATAA
- a CDS encoding aldose 1-epimerase — translation MTILSISSAGTSARISTYGGCIQRLDKNGVPLMRPAADDALPIDSACYPLVPFGNRVRGNRFSFAGEDHALTPNTDWDSHYLHGEGWRSEWAVVETASHRIVLTHGHDGSALPYRYDAKQAFEVTPEGMIMSISVTNRGRPMPFGIGWHPHFPLTPRTTLHTQTGAMWSEEEGWLPGSPGPVPSDLDFSAPRELPRHWVNNAFEGWSGRATINWPERDLLLQIDADPVFTTMFLFVSDTSFDPGYKRDFFALEPMSHLADGHNQADLGGLRVLEADETLWGSLCIKAV, via the coding sequence TTGACTATTCTTTCGATCAGCTCAGCAGGAACGAGCGCCCGCATCTCGACCTACGGCGGTTGCATTCAAAGGCTGGACAAAAACGGCGTGCCACTGATGCGGCCCGCCGCCGACGATGCGCTGCCGATCGATAGCGCGTGCTATCCCCTTGTCCCGTTCGGCAATCGCGTCCGGGGCAACCGGTTCTCCTTTGCAGGGGAAGACCATGCCCTGACGCCGAATACGGATTGGGACAGCCATTACCTTCATGGCGAAGGCTGGCGTTCGGAGTGGGCGGTGGTCGAGACCGCCAGCCACCGCATCGTGCTGACCCATGGCCACGACGGCAGCGCCCTGCCCTATCGCTACGATGCGAAGCAGGCGTTCGAAGTCACACCCGAGGGCATGATCATGAGCATTTCGGTTACCAACCGGGGCCGGCCCATGCCCTTCGGAATCGGGTGGCACCCCCATTTTCCACTGACACCGCGCACCACACTTCACACCCAGACCGGCGCGATGTGGAGCGAGGAAGAAGGCTGGCTTCCGGGTAGTCCTGGCCCGGTGCCGTCCGATCTGGATTTCTCCGCGCCGCGCGAACTGCCTCGCCACTGGGTCAACAACGCGTTCGAGGGGTGGTCTGGTCGAGCCACCATCAACTGGCCCGAGCGTGACCTTTTACTGCAAATAGATGCCGATCCCGTCTTTACGACAATGTTCCTTTTCGTCTCCGACACGAGTTTCGATCCTGGCTACAAGCGAGACTTCTTTGCACTCGAGCCAATGAGCCATTTGGCCGATGGCCACAATCAGGCAGACCTGGGCGGCCTCAGGGTGCTTGAGGCGGACGAGACGCTTTGGGGCAGTCTCTGCATCAAGGCGGTTTGA
- a CDS encoding GMC family oxidoreductase N-terminal domain-containing protein, whose translation MDVYDYILVGGGSSACVAASRLVTAGAKVLMLERGPRRANPIMHFPAGYMKFLARDTYLMMHETEPQAQLDGRAPTVPQGRVLGGGGTVNAMVYMRGQREDYADWNRAIGGNGTGDWDWDDLLAYYTGQEDNDHLGGPLHGVGGPLKISHLGHTSPMTRAWLKTMQGMGIPYTPDFNDGDPRGVGLMQHTMDWTGRRRCSPVDAFLAPVMDRPNLKVITGATVEKVILEGKRAVGVSWKQAGQVYPARAGEVLLAAGAYQTPKLLMLSGIGPEAELRRHGIAVDVRLEGVGANLQDHYECPVVATTNGAYGYYGQDKGLKMILAGLQYLLFKSGPATTTGVESCAFLDPKGAGGRPTVQMFCVPTVYLDRDVTGKDPGHGVTINSLLLQPKSRGSVRLRSRNPEALPVVDPQIFADQRDLETTIAGLRFARRVLEETPMKELIETEIFPGIDVTSDAALGAHCRRTVKTGYHPVGTCRMGAEDDPLAVLDPSLRVRGTEGLRVIDASMMPNIVSGNTNAAAMAVGDKAATLILGSQR comes from the coding sequence ATGGACGTTTACGATTACATTCTCGTGGGTGGCGGCAGTTCTGCTTGCGTCGCTGCGTCCCGCCTCGTGACAGCAGGTGCCAAAGTCCTGATGCTGGAGCGGGGACCGCGCCGCGCCAATCCGATCATGCATTTCCCGGCGGGCTACATGAAGTTCCTCGCCAGGGACACCTACCTGATGATGCACGAAACCGAGCCGCAGGCGCAGTTGGATGGCCGGGCGCCTACCGTGCCTCAGGGCCGGGTGCTGGGTGGAGGTGGCACGGTCAATGCGATGGTCTATATGCGCGGGCAGCGCGAGGACTATGCCGACTGGAACCGCGCCATCGGCGGCAACGGAACCGGCGACTGGGATTGGGACGACCTGTTGGCCTACTATACCGGTCAGGAGGACAACGACCATTTGGGTGGTCCCCTTCACGGCGTCGGCGGCCCTCTCAAAATTTCGCATCTGGGCCATACGAGCCCCATGACCCGGGCCTGGCTCAAGACCATGCAGGGCATGGGCATTCCCTATACGCCCGATTTCAATGACGGTGACCCGCGCGGCGTCGGGCTGATGCAGCATACGATGGATTGGACCGGCCGCCGGCGCTGCTCGCCGGTCGATGCCTTTCTTGCGCCCGTCATGGACCGGCCGAACCTGAAGGTCATAACCGGGGCCACTGTCGAGAAGGTGATCCTTGAAGGGAAACGTGCGGTCGGGGTCAGTTGGAAGCAGGCAGGCCAGGTTTATCCGGCACGGGCCGGCGAAGTGCTTCTTGCCGCCGGCGCCTATCAGACGCCAAAGCTCCTCATGCTCTCGGGCATCGGCCCGGAAGCTGAATTGCGGCGGCATGGCATCGCCGTGGACGTCCGGCTCGAAGGCGTGGGCGCGAACCTTCAGGACCATTACGAATGCCCGGTCGTTGCCACGACCAACGGGGCCTATGGCTATTACGGACAGGACAAGGGTCTGAAAATGATCCTCGCGGGCCTGCAGTACCTTCTTTTCAAGTCCGGTCCGGCCACCACCACCGGCGTTGAAAGCTGCGCCTTTCTCGACCCCAAAGGCGCGGGCGGCCGTCCCACGGTTCAGATGTTCTGCGTGCCGACGGTCTATCTGGACCGCGACGTGACGGGAAAAGATCCCGGCCACGGCGTCACCATCAATTCGCTGCTGCTCCAGCCGAAATCTCGTGGCAGTGTTCGGCTGCGCTCGAGAAATCCCGAGGCCCTCCCGGTGGTCGATCCACAGATCTTTGCCGACCAGCGCGACCTCGAAACGACCATCGCCGGCCTTCGGTTCGCACGGCGCGTCCTGGAGGAAACCCCCATGAAGGAACTGATCGAGACTGAAATCTTCCCCGGCATCGACGTGACGAGCGACGCGGCGCTGGGCGCCCATTGCCGCCGCACGGTCAAGACGGGCTACCACCCGGTCGGCACCTGCCGGATGGGCGCCGAGGACGATCCGCTTGCGGTGCTCGATCCCTCGCTGCGCGTACGCGGGACCGAGGGCCTGCGTGTCATCGATGCTTCAATGATGCCCAACATCGTTTCGGGCAACACCAACGCCGCCGCCATGGCGGTGGGCGACAAGGCAGCAACCCTGATCCTGGGGAGCCAGCGGTGA
- the dgoD gene encoding galactonate dehydratase, which yields MKIKALKTFLVPPRWLFLKIETDEGICGWGEPVVEGRAHTVQTAVEELADRLIGADPLRIEDLWQIMYRGGFYRGGPILMSAIAGIDQALWDIKGRAYGQPVHQLLGGPCRDRIRIYSWIGGDRPEDVAANARAAVANGFTALKMNGAEEMQIVDGHHKIDHIVETIGAVRDAVGPHVGLGVDFHGRVQRPMAKILIRELEQFRLMFIEEPVLSENLDALAEVIRNSSTPIALGERLYSRWDFKQVFESRVADIIQPDLSHAGGITECRKIAAMAEAYDVALAPHCPLGPIALASCLHVDAVSHNAFIQEQSLGIHYNNDSDLLDYLADRSVFAYKDGMVEIPQGPGLGIEIDEDAVIRAAETGHRWRSPLWRHRDGSVAEW from the coding sequence GTGAAAATCAAAGCACTCAAGACGTTCCTCGTCCCGCCGCGCTGGCTGTTCCTCAAGATCGAGACCGACGAGGGTATCTGCGGCTGGGGTGAGCCGGTGGTCGAAGGCCGGGCCCACACGGTCCAGACGGCGGTCGAGGAGCTCGCCGATCGCCTGATCGGCGCCGATCCCTTGCGGATCGAGGATCTCTGGCAGATCATGTACCGGGGCGGGTTCTACCGGGGCGGCCCGATCCTGATGAGCGCTATCGCGGGGATCGACCAAGCGCTGTGGGACATCAAGGGCCGCGCCTACGGCCAACCCGTGCATCAATTGCTGGGCGGTCCCTGCCGGGACCGGATTCGCATCTATTCCTGGATCGGTGGTGATCGTCCCGAAGACGTCGCGGCCAACGCCAGGGCGGCTGTTGCAAACGGTTTTACGGCGCTCAAGATGAACGGCGCCGAGGAAATGCAGATTGTCGATGGTCACCACAAGATCGACCATATCGTCGAAACCATTGGCGCTGTGCGTGACGCCGTGGGACCGCATGTGGGCCTTGGCGTCGACTTCCACGGCCGGGTGCAGCGCCCCATGGCAAAAATCCTGATCCGCGAACTTGAGCAATTCCGTCTGATGTTCATTGAGGAGCCTGTGCTTTCAGAGAACCTGGACGCTCTTGCCGAAGTGATACGCAACAGCTCGACGCCGATCGCGCTGGGCGAGCGGCTTTATTCGCGCTGGGATTTCAAGCAGGTCTTCGAAAGCCGCGTCGCCGACATCATCCAGCCCGATCTCTCCCACGCAGGGGGAATAACCGAATGCCGAAAGATCGCGGCGATGGCCGAGGCCTACGACGTGGCCTTGGCGCCTCACTGCCCGCTCGGGCCGATCGCGCTCGCGTCCTGCCTGCATGTCGACGCGGTCAGCCACAACGCCTTCATCCAGGAACAGTCGCTGGGCATCCACTACAATAACGACAGCGACCTTCTCGACTATCTCGCCGATCGGAGCGTATTTGCCTATAAGGATGGCATGGTCGAGATACCGCAAGGGCCCGGTCTAGGCATCGAAATCGATGAGGATGCAGTGATCCGCGCCGCCGAGACGGGGCACCGCTGGCGCAGTCCGCTCTGGCGCCATCGAGATGGCTCGGTAGCGGAGTGGTGA
- a CDS encoding SDR family oxidoreductase, whose translation MGRLDQRLIAITGAAQGIGLAIARDFASEGADLLLLDIDRTALESAARDIRAANPERRIDAEVCDIAVPEQVAGVFAEKGAFDGLVNNAGVNVFHDPLETSQAEWRRAFAINLEGAWACCRAVLPAMIERRHGVILNIASTHSFTIIPGTFPYPVVKHALMGLTKSLGLEYASRGIRVNAIAPGYVATQKVLDWWDAAPDPAAAKVETMALHPQGRIASPEEIARAAVFMISDECPFMTATCLTIDGGLSVRQHG comes from the coding sequence ATGGGCAGGCTGGATCAAAGGCTTATCGCCATTACCGGCGCGGCACAGGGAATCGGCCTCGCCATCGCACGCGATTTCGCATCCGAGGGCGCCGATCTGCTGCTGCTCGACATCGACCGGACAGCGCTCGAATCGGCGGCCCGAGATATCCGAGCGGCGAACCCTGAGCGCCGGATCGATGCGGAGGTCTGCGACATCGCAGTTCCCGAACAGGTCGCAGGAGTCTTCGCCGAAAAGGGCGCCTTCGACGGTCTTGTCAACAATGCCGGCGTCAACGTTTTCCATGACCCGCTCGAAACCTCGCAAGCCGAATGGCGCCGCGCCTTCGCGATCAACCTCGAGGGCGCATGGGCGTGCTGCCGCGCCGTCCTGCCAGCGATGATTGAGCGCAGGCATGGGGTCATTCTCAACATCGCCTCGACCCATTCCTTCACCATCATTCCCGGCACGTTTCCCTACCCGGTGGTCAAGCACGCACTCATGGGGCTCACCAAGTCCTTGGGCCTCGAATATGCATCGAGGGGCATTCGCGTGAACGCTATCGCGCCGGGTTATGTCGCAACGCAAAAGGTTCTCGACTGGTGGGATGCTGCGCCCGATCCGGCAGCGGCCAAGGTCGAAACGATGGCGCTGCATCCGCAGGGCCGTATTGCCTCTCCCGAAGAGATCGCGCGCGCAGCCGTGTTCATGATTTCGGACGAATGTCCATTCATGACGGCGACGTGCCTAACGATCGATGGCGGCCTGTCAGTCCGCCAGCACGGCTAA